One genomic segment of Thalassospiraceae bacterium LMO-SO8 includes these proteins:
- a CDS encoding TauD/TfdA family dioxygenase, whose protein sequence is MTEILRTPVTDASAWRGTDYPDAAAWTLTLTVDQIAELNAALAVVKAAGGTLGFAREDFPLPALGPVLDEVSDEIQYGRGFQVIRGLDPQRYELDDLKMILWGIGQYLGIGIVQNKQGDLIGQVMDHGDKFDGKDPYLSGVRFYRTSLDLPPHTDSCDVVGLMCVRRAKTGGESSVVSATAIYNEILKTRPDLIDPLCGGFHVDLASKTGNMTEVTQQRIPVFAYYEGALACRYNKRQLELGAEKSGHPLTPLQQEAIDYFRELSIRPDLRLDMMLEPGDFQILNNRTTLHSRQEFVDHAEADQKRLMLRIWMITPEGRPVAPEMLNLLNTGPRGGVAAQQ, encoded by the coding sequence CGCCTCCGCCTGGCGCGGAACGGATTATCCCGATGCGGCGGCATGGACCCTGACGCTGACCGTGGACCAGATCGCCGAACTGAACGCGGCCCTGGCGGTGGTCAAGGCGGCGGGTGGGACCCTTGGCTTCGCGCGCGAGGATTTTCCCCTGCCGGCCCTGGGTCCGGTGCTGGACGAGGTGTCCGACGAAATCCAGTACGGCCGGGGGTTCCAGGTGATCCGGGGGCTCGATCCCCAGCGCTATGAACTGGACGACCTGAAGATGATCCTGTGGGGGATCGGTCAGTACCTGGGCATCGGCATCGTCCAGAACAAGCAGGGTGACTTGATCGGCCAGGTCATGGATCACGGCGACAAGTTCGACGGCAAGGACCCTTACCTGTCCGGCGTGCGTTTCTACCGCACCTCGTTGGATCTGCCGCCCCATACGGACAGCTGCGACGTGGTCGGCCTGATGTGCGTGCGCCGGGCCAAGACGGGGGGCGAAAGCTCCGTGGTCTCGGCCACGGCCATCTACAACGAAATCCTCAAGACCCGCCCGGATCTGATCGATCCCCTGTGCGGCGGCTTCCACGTCGATCTGGCGTCCAAGACCGGCAACATGACGGAAGTCACCCAGCAGCGCATCCCCGTGTTCGCCTATTACGAGGGTGCGCTGGCCTGCCGCTACAACAAGCGTCAGCTTGAACTGGGCGCCGAAAAATCGGGCCATCCCCTGACGCCGTTGCAGCAGGAAGCCATCGATTATTTCCGCGAACTGTCGATCCGTCCCGATCTGCGCCTGGACATGATGCTGGAGCCGGGGGATTTTCAGATCCTCAACAACCGCACGACGCTGCATTCCCGCCAGGAATTCGTGGATCACGCCGAGGCTGACCAGAAACGCCTGATGCTGCGCATCTGGATGATCACCCCCGAAGGCCGTCCGGTGGCGCCGGAAATGCTGAACCTGCTCAACACCGGCCCGCGGGGCGGCGTCGCCGCCCAGCAATAA